One Thermodesulfobacteriota bacterium DNA window includes the following coding sequences:
- a CDS encoding 2-oxoacid:acceptor oxidoreductase family protein, whose product MRSKGLSIEIICAGIGGRGVLLASTLLIDSAVRKNVYAIGSDEYGMSQRGGSVISQVKIGNVKSPIVGKGRADILLGFEESEFLRNVSYLKKKGIGIVNTNKSEIDRKVTDALKERSVRLYLLDADEIARREGLFLASNMAVLGFLSSLGIEPLTYENLKEAIIYRLQGKMLEGNLKVFENGYRKGLEILK is encoded by the coding sequence ATGAGATCTAAAGGATTATCCATCGAGATTATATGCGCCGGGATTGGGGGTCGGGGAGTACTTTTAGCCTCAACTCTCCTTATAGACTCGGCTGTAAGGAAGAACGTCTATGCAATAGGATCGGATGAATACGGGATGAGTCAAAGAGGGGGTTCTGTCATATCCCAGGTCAAAATAGGTAATGTGAAGAGCCCGATTGTTGGAAAGGGGCGTGCCGACATACTTTTGGGTTTTGAAGAGAGCGAATTTTTGAGGAACGTTTCTTACTTGAAAAAGAAGGGCATAGGGATAGTAAACACCAATAAATCTGAGATTGATCGGAAAGTAACGGATGCTTTAAAAGAGAGAAGTGTAAGGCTCTACCTTTTGGATGCGGACGAAATAGCAAGGAGAGAGGGTCTTTTTCTGGCATCAAACATGGCCGTTCTCGGTTTTCTCTCATCTTTGGGAATAGAACCATTAACTTACGAAAACCTCAAAGAAGCCATAATTTATAGGCTCCAGGGGAAAATGTTGGAGGGGAACCTTAAAGTATTTGAGAATGGTTACAGAAAAGGATTGGAGATTTTAAAATGA
- a CDS encoding TrpB-like pyridoxal phosphate-dependent enzyme, producing the protein MVKKIILSDSEIPRFWYNIQGDLKKPLPSPLDPQTKKPIDPETLFRIFPANLVEQEMSTQRWIKIPDEVIEKLAIWRPTPLYRAYSLERFLGTPARIYYKNESVSPSGSHKPNTAIAQAYYNKVFGTKRLTTETGAGQWGSALAFACNQFGLELKVYMVRVSYNQKPYRRMLIEAYGGKCVPSPSMDTEIGKSYCQKDPDHPGSLGIAISEAIEDAMTSEKTKYSLGSVLNHVLLHQTIIGLEAKKQLESIKEYPDIVIGCVGGGSNFAGLSFPFLFDKINGKEVKVIACEPASCPTLTKGHYVYDFGDSAGVTPLLPMHSIGHKFVPPPIHAGGLRYHGMAPLVSLLVKEGLIEARSYSQTATFSAGLVFARTEGFIPAPETNHALACVIEEAKKAKDAKEEKVILVNFSGHGILDLLAYESYILGKLEDYSLSQEEIDLLLHDLREFPRP; encoded by the coding sequence ATGGTAAAGAAGATCATTTTATCTGACAGTGAGATTCCAAGGTTTTGGTACAACATTCAGGGAGATCTTAAAAAACCCCTTCCTTCTCCGCTCGATCCCCAAACTAAGAAACCCATAGACCCAGAAACGCTTTTCCGCATATTTCCGGCTAATCTCGTAGAACAGGAGATGAGTACACAAAGATGGATAAAGATACCGGACGAGGTTATAGAAAAACTTGCAATCTGGAGACCTACCCCTCTTTACAGGGCATACTCTCTTGAAAGATTTCTTGGAACGCCGGCAAGGATTTACTATAAGAACGAAAGTGTAAGCCCCTCTGGAAGCCACAAGCCTAATACAGCAATCGCGCAAGCTTACTATAACAAGGTCTTCGGAACAAAAAGGTTAACTACGGAAACAGGCGCGGGACAATGGGGGAGTGCTCTGGCTTTCGCATGTAATCAGTTTGGGCTCGAATTAAAAGTCTACATGGTAAGAGTTAGTTACAATCAGAAACCTTATAGGCGGATGCTCATCGAGGCATACGGAGGGAAATGTGTGCCAAGCCCAAGTATGGATACTGAGATAGGCAAAAGTTACTGTCAAAAAGATCCGGACCATCCCGGAAGCCTGGGTATCGCTATAAGTGAAGCAATAGAGGATGCTATGACCTCTGAAAAGACAAAATACTCTTTAGGTAGCGTCCTAAATCACGTTCTCCTCCACCAAACGATAATAGGGCTTGAGGCAAAAAAACAACTCGAATCGATAAAAGAATACCCAGATATTGTGATAGGATGCGTTGGAGGGGGGAGCAATTTTGCCGGACTTTCGTTTCCTTTTCTATTCGACAAGATAAACGGAAAGGAAGTAAAGGTCATAGCATGCGAACCCGCATCCTGTCCTACCTTAACCAAAGGTCATTATGTCTACGATTTCGGAGACAGCGCAGGAGTAACACCTCTTCTGCCAATGCATTCCATAGGCCACAAGTTTGTACCTCCACCAATACACGCAGGTGGGCTGAGATACCATGGAATGGCACCACTTGTAAGCTTACTTGTGAAAGAAGGCCTAATTGAGGCAAGATCTTACAGTCAGACTGCCACATTTTCGGCAGGTTTAGTATTCGCTAGAACCGAAGGTTTCATTCCTGCGCCAGAGACCAACCATGCTTTAGCCTGTGTGATAGAAGAGGCAAAAAAGGCAAAAGACGCAAAGGAAGAAAAGGTGATCCTTGTGAACTTTAGCGGACACGGGATTCTGGATCTTCTAGCTTATGAATCCTACATCCTTGGGAAACTCGAAGATTATTCTCTCTCTCAGGAAGAGATAGACTTGCTCCTTCATGATCTTAGAGAATTTCCGAGGCCGTGA
- a CDS encoding xanthine dehydrogenase family protein subunit M, whose product MIHDFHYLKPASLGEALSMLAEYGEACKIICGGQSLLILMRQGMVRPEYLIDIKHLKELDYITFDEKEGLSIGATTTHRTIEKSETVKKYYPVLVEMERNLASIQTRNWGTIGGNLAHADPAGDPAPVLITLGAEVTMTSVNGERKMPLEDFFVDYFTTELKENELLKEIRVPPPEPKSACVYYKFNLLKNDMAIVGVACKVTLMDDGTIKDAKICLANAGRVPIRAKKAEESVKGEKYNEKLFEKAGALASSECEPVSDIYGSEEFRRHLVAVLTRRMLASAYKAVK is encoded by the coding sequence ATGATACACGATTTTCATTATTTGAAACCCGCATCTCTAGGTGAAGCTCTCTCAATGCTCGCTGAATACGGAGAGGCATGCAAAATAATATGCGGAGGCCAGTCGCTGCTAATCCTTATGAGACAAGGGATGGTTAGACCAGAATATTTGATCGACATAAAGCACCTCAAGGAGTTGGACTACATAACCTTCGATGAGAAAGAGGGACTCTCTATAGGTGCTACAACGACTCACAGAACAATAGAAAAATCTGAAACGGTAAAGAAGTACTATCCGGTCCTTGTGGAGATGGAGAGGAATTTAGCCTCCATCCAAACGAGAAACTGGGGGACTATAGGCGGAAATCTTGCCCATGCTGATCCTGCGGGAGATCCTGCGCCCGTTTTGATTACATTAGGAGCAGAGGTCACGATGACCAGCGTTAACGGAGAAAGAAAGATGCCTCTTGAAGATTTCTTTGTAGATTATTTCACTACTGAGCTTAAAGAGAATGAGCTTCTAAAGGAGATAAGGGTTCCTCCACCTGAACCGAAAAGTGCATGTGTGTATTACAAGTTCAACCTTCTAAAAAATGACATGGCTATAGTTGGAGTAGCCTGCAAGGTTACCCTTATGGATGATGGGACGATAAAAGATGCCAAGATCTGCTTAGCAAATGCAGGGAGAGTCCCGATTCGGGCAAAAAAAGCGGAAGAATCAGTCAAAGGAGAGAAATACAACGAGAAACTCTTCGAAAAAGCAGGGGCCTTGGCTTCTTCTGAGTGTGAGCCTGTTTCCGACATTTATGGTTCGGAGGAATTTAGAAGACACCTTGTAGCAGTCTTGACGAGAAGGATGCTTGCCTCTGCCTATAAGGCTGTAAAATAG
- a CDS encoding pyridoxal phosphate-dependent aminotransferase — protein sequence MDLKVLMSERIKNIRPSGVRRIFDLVQTVKDPINLSIGEPDFDVPPPIKNEAVRWIEMGFNKYTPSGGIPELRHKLLEYLKKKGIFCEDVIITPGVTGGLLLAFFVILNPGDEVVIPDPYFVLYEYQIRLVGAKPVFFETYPDFKIREEPLRRAISKKTKAILINSPNNPTGAVYSRDELLLIKEVAKEKGLLVFSDDIYDAFVYDDDTERVYMGELYERTLTFGGFSKTWGMTGWRLGYVAGPKEIINSMVTIQQYVFSSVTSFAQKAALLALDYDMTPVIESYKRKRDLIYEAIKDKYNVLKPKGAYYIFPEAPGGDGDSFVERALKEKLFVIPGSVFSKRKSHIRISFAQKEDVLLKAIEILRRLA from the coding sequence ATGGATTTAAAAGTTTTAATGTCGGAAAGAATCAAAAATATTAGACCCTCAGGAGTCAGAAGAATATTCGATCTGGTTCAGACTGTTAAAGATCCTATCAATTTAAGTATCGGTGAACCAGACTTCGACGTTCCCCCTCCCATCAAAAACGAGGCTGTAAGATGGATTGAAATGGGGTTCAATAAGTATACACCGTCAGGTGGTATTCCCGAATTGCGCCATAAGCTTTTGGAGTACCTTAAAAAGAAGGGGATATTCTGCGAAGACGTAATTATAACACCAGGTGTGACAGGAGGTCTTTTGCTTGCATTTTTTGTCATTTTAAATCCTGGTGACGAGGTTGTAATACCCGACCCTTATTTTGTTTTATACGAATACCAGATAAGGTTAGTTGGGGCAAAACCCGTCTTTTTTGAAACTTACCCCGATTTTAAAATAAGAGAAGAGCCCCTAAGACGTGCCATCTCGAAGAAAACGAAGGCAATTTTAATAAATAGTCCAAACAATCCTACGGGGGCAGTTTACTCGAGGGATGAACTTTTGCTTATAAAGGAAGTCGCAAAAGAAAAGGGGCTCCTTGTTTTTTCCGATGATATATACGATGCTTTCGTCTACGATGATGACACCGAAAGAGTTTACATGGGCGAGCTTTATGAAAGAACACTGACCTTCGGAGGCTTTTCAAAGACGTGGGGAATGACAGGATGGAGACTCGGGTATGTGGCAGGTCCCAAAGAGATCATAAATTCAATGGTTACGATCCAACAATACGTTTTTAGTAGCGTAACATCTTTCGCCCAGAAGGCAGCACTTTTGGCACTCGATTACGACATGACCCCAGTGATAGAATCTTACAAAAGAAAAAGGGACCTCATCTACGAGGCAATAAAGGACAAGTATAATGTTTTAAAGCCAAAAGGTGCTTACTATATATTTCCTGAGGCTCCTGGAGGTGATGGTGACTCTTTTGTCGAAAGAGCGCTGAAAGAGAAACTCTTTGTCATTCCTGGAAGCGTCTTTTCTAAACGGAAATCCCACATACGGATATCTTTTGCCCAAAAAGAGGATGTACTACTTAAAGCAATTGAAATTTTAAGGAGGCTAGCTTAA